A genomic segment from Lasioglossum baleicum chromosome 5, iyLasBale1, whole genome shotgun sequence encodes:
- the LOC143208715 gene encoding uncharacterized protein LOC143208715 isoform X2: MEDVKVKDEPMDALNIDCQVMDENIVSVVLKEEPGDRFDPDYMEDICSGTFEKVFLPIEQNEVDFSNEMVKLELDGESSSHPNWAAHIANANLCDKEDGAIQRCLANANFTQPQDTDKHPGFCTNGQQPKFYKIQCSICKKWFLNNDSMVTHLRMHCSGSQCEVCQQNFQDSSSLHAHMLTHVGMNPLECNVCQKRFAYKWCLRSHMQMHVLEKPYDAEALQEAYMKRPDSENDQSISTEDRIFECDVCHAIFKEKISLNRHVLTHTEERLYKCDICFVTFREKTKLHTHMMLHGGNKQFKCTMCHRSFTQKTALNNHMLAHSGEKPHACNICEKTYKRKSELIRHTMVHTGERPYECKECLMTFREKAKLNSHMLVHTGEKPHECHICHKACARKSDLNSHMLLHTGGQYDCKVCDKIFTRRSDLNRHTLIHTGEKPFACELCEMAFREKTRLNSHMLIHTGDKRHVCHICQKTFKEKSSLRKHMLSHTGDRPYECYVCHKAFTQKTTLNSHILVHAGERPYECSACQKIFKDKATLKKHLSVHINEKTHECLICLKKFAHKAALNSHLSTNHTS, encoded by the exons ATGGAAGATGTTAAAGTGAAAGATGAACCGATGGATGCATTAAACATAGACTGTCAGGTTATG GACGAAAACATTGTAAGCGTTGTACTTAAAGAAGAACCTGGCGATAGATTTGATCCCGACTACATGGAGGACATCTGCTCTGGTACATTCGAGAAGGTATTCTTACCTATCGAACAAAACGAAGTTGACTTTTCTAATGAAATG gtaaaattggaattggacGGCGAATCTAGCAGTCATCCGAATTGGGCGGCTCATATCGCTAATGCCAATCTCTGTGACAAAGAGGACGGAGCTATACAAAGATGTTTGGCCAATGCAAATTTCACGCAACCACAAGACACAGATAAACACCCTGGTTTTTGCACGAATGGACAGCAACCCAAGTTTTATAAAATCCAATGTTCTATCTGCAAGAAGTGGTTCTTGAACAACGACTCCATGGTTACGCATTTAAGAATGCACTGCAGCGGGAGCCAGTGCGAGGTCTGCCAGCAGAACTTCCAAGACAGTTCGAGTTTGCACGCTCACATGTTGACCCATGTTGGAATGAATCCGCTGGAGTGCAACGTTTGTCAGAAAAGATTCGCTTACAAATGGTGTTTGCGCAGTCACATGCAGATGCATGTTCTGGAAAAGCCGTACGATGCTGAGGCGTTACAGGAAGCGTACATGAAGCGACCGGATTCCGAAAACGACCAGTCGATCAGCACGGAGGATAGAATATTCGAGTGTGATGTATGTCACGCGATTTTCAAAGAGAAGATCAGCTTGAACCGGCACGTGCTCACGCATACCGAGGAGAGGTTGTATAAATGCGACATATGTTTCGTGACCTTCCGTGAAAAGACGAAATTGCATACGCATATGATGTTGCATGGGGGAAATAAACAGTTCAAGTGCACCATGTGTCACAGGTCGTTCACGCAGAAAACGGCGTTGAACAATCACATGCTGGCGCACAGCGGCGAGAAACCCCATGCGTGCAATATCTGCGAGAAAACGTACAAAAGGAAATCGGAACTGATCCGGCACACGATGGTGCACACCGGCGAGAGACCGTACGAATGTAAAGAATGCCTAATGACTTTCCGGGAGAAGGCCAAACTGAATTCCCATATGTTGGTGCATACGGGCGAGAAGCCGCACGAGTGTCACATTTGTCATAAAGCCTGCGCGCGAAAATCGGATCTCAACAGCCACATGTTGTTGCACACCGGAGGCCAGTACGACTGCAAAGTGTGCGATAAAATCTTCACACGCAGATCGGACCTGAATCGGCACACCCTGATACACACCGGCGAGAAACCGTTCGCCTGCGAGCTCTGCGAGATGGCTTTCAGAGAGAAGACTAGACTGAATTCTCACATGCTAATACACACTGGTGACAAGAGGCACGTGTGCCACATTTGTCAGAAAACGTTCAAGGAGAAGTCCTCATTGCGGAAACACATGCTAAGCCACACAGGCGACAGACCGTACGAATGTTACGTCTGTCACAAGGCGTTTACCCAGAAGACGACATTGAACAGCCACATATTAGTCCACGCAGGTGAAAGACCGTACGAATGTAGCGCATGCCAGAAAATCTTTAAGGATAAAGCGACGTTGAAAAAGCATTTATCGGTGCACATTAACGAGAAAACGCACGAGTGTCTGATCTGTTTGAAAAAGTTTGCCCACAAAGCTGCATTGAATAGTCATTTATCGACAAATCATACGTCCTAA
- the LOC143208715 gene encoding uncharacterized protein LOC143208715 isoform X1 encodes MKQQHHTIQCYRKDSNLKPYFKDENIVSVVLKEEPGDRFDPDYMEDICSGTFEKVFLPIEQNEVDFSNEMVKLELDGESSSHPNWAAHIANANLCDKEDGAIQRCLANANFTQPQDTDKHPGFCTNGQQPKFYKIQCSICKKWFLNNDSMVTHLRMHCSGSQCEVCQQNFQDSSSLHAHMLTHVGMNPLECNVCQKRFAYKWCLRSHMQMHVLEKPYDAEALQEAYMKRPDSENDQSISTEDRIFECDVCHAIFKEKISLNRHVLTHTEERLYKCDICFVTFREKTKLHTHMMLHGGNKQFKCTMCHRSFTQKTALNNHMLAHSGEKPHACNICEKTYKRKSELIRHTMVHTGERPYECKECLMTFREKAKLNSHMLVHTGEKPHECHICHKACARKSDLNSHMLLHTGGQYDCKVCDKIFTRRSDLNRHTLIHTGEKPFACELCEMAFREKTRLNSHMLIHTGDKRHVCHICQKTFKEKSSLRKHMLSHTGDRPYECYVCHKAFTQKTTLNSHILVHAGERPYECSACQKIFKDKATLKKHLSVHINEKTHECLICLKKFAHKAALNSHLSTNHTS; translated from the exons ATGAAACAGCAGCACCATACAATACAATGCTATCGCAAGGACTCTAACTTAAAACCTTACTTTAAGGACGAAAACATTGTAAGCGTTGTACTTAAAGAAGAACCTGGCGATAGATTTGATCCCGACTACATGGAGGACATCTGCTCTGGTACATTCGAGAAGGTATTCTTACCTATCGAACAAAACGAAGTTGACTTTTCTAATGAAATG gtaaaattggaattggacGGCGAATCTAGCAGTCATCCGAATTGGGCGGCTCATATCGCTAATGCCAATCTCTGTGACAAAGAGGACGGAGCTATACAAAGATGTTTGGCCAATGCAAATTTCACGCAACCACAAGACACAGATAAACACCCTGGTTTTTGCACGAATGGACAGCAACCCAAGTTTTATAAAATCCAATGTTCTATCTGCAAGAAGTGGTTCTTGAACAACGACTCCATGGTTACGCATTTAAGAATGCACTGCAGCGGGAGCCAGTGCGAGGTCTGCCAGCAGAACTTCCAAGACAGTTCGAGTTTGCACGCTCACATGTTGACCCATGTTGGAATGAATCCGCTGGAGTGCAACGTTTGTCAGAAAAGATTCGCTTACAAATGGTGTTTGCGCAGTCACATGCAGATGCATGTTCTGGAAAAGCCGTACGATGCTGAGGCGTTACAGGAAGCGTACATGAAGCGACCGGATTCCGAAAACGACCAGTCGATCAGCACGGAGGATAGAATATTCGAGTGTGATGTATGTCACGCGATTTTCAAAGAGAAGATCAGCTTGAACCGGCACGTGCTCACGCATACCGAGGAGAGGTTGTATAAATGCGACATATGTTTCGTGACCTTCCGTGAAAAGACGAAATTGCATACGCATATGATGTTGCATGGGGGAAATAAACAGTTCAAGTGCACCATGTGTCACAGGTCGTTCACGCAGAAAACGGCGTTGAACAATCACATGCTGGCGCACAGCGGCGAGAAACCCCATGCGTGCAATATCTGCGAGAAAACGTACAAAAGGAAATCGGAACTGATCCGGCACACGATGGTGCACACCGGCGAGAGACCGTACGAATGTAAAGAATGCCTAATGACTTTCCGGGAGAAGGCCAAACTGAATTCCCATATGTTGGTGCATACGGGCGAGAAGCCGCACGAGTGTCACATTTGTCATAAAGCCTGCGCGCGAAAATCGGATCTCAACAGCCACATGTTGTTGCACACCGGAGGCCAGTACGACTGCAAAGTGTGCGATAAAATCTTCACACGCAGATCGGACCTGAATCGGCACACCCTGATACACACCGGCGAGAAACCGTTCGCCTGCGAGCTCTGCGAGATGGCTTTCAGAGAGAAGACTAGACTGAATTCTCACATGCTAATACACACTGGTGACAAGAGGCACGTGTGCCACATTTGTCAGAAAACGTTCAAGGAGAAGTCCTCATTGCGGAAACACATGCTAAGCCACACAGGCGACAGACCGTACGAATGTTACGTCTGTCACAAGGCGTTTACCCAGAAGACGACATTGAACAGCCACATATTAGTCCACGCAGGTGAAAGACCGTACGAATGTAGCGCATGCCAGAAAATCTTTAAGGATAAAGCGACGTTGAAAAAGCATTTATCGGTGCACATTAACGAGAAAACGCACGAGTGTCTGATCTGTTTGAAAAAGTTTGCCCACAAAGCTGCATTGAATAGTCATTTATCGACAAATCATACGTCCTAA
- the Fancm gene encoding FA complementation group M, with protein sequence MELSQNVQISSDPGTKGFDLSAGGTWIYPENYPVRDYQFNVVKASLYCNTLVCLPTGLGKTFIAAVVMYNFWRWYPCGKVVFLAPTKPLVTQQIFACHNVMGIPTTETIELTGAVNQKQREVAWCKQRVIFATPQVFHNDLEKNIVPANLVKCVVIDEAHKALGKHSYCECIKILNEKNKNYRLLALSATPGNKIDNVHEVIQNLCIAHIELRDDTSPDIIPYINQRKVDIILVPLNNELTEYKEQYISIMDRHVRVLIQSNVLRGHTANISKGKIFYLLKEFQKKGNRPGNNGQIMKTLNILMTMYHAYELMVRDGLRAFLKFYHSHSDKFWMNEEIHLQELLENIERYLGEFPDVKTLSPDSEIPQNLIFGHTKFEKLKELLEHHFKRNQNGEDDTRAIVFVEYRDIVSEVYVLLLQCRPLIRPQMFVGQAGQKQKQQIKALDDFRNNRVNVLISTSIGEEGLDVGEVDLIICFDISQNSPTRLVQRMGRTGRKRDGHIIILVTDGREHETLKTTIARRDSLNNKVLKMDNILSSLYQDNPRMIPESLIPECLKMHIHVQPKTPTVKGKNEKKKLDKKSTKSKKVSKKTAATESNAEPQCGKTKSLMDFFQSRKDEDVVDEDFKVPTMEPTRNIKVSKMTKPNDVKILSCDTAAIDFLTTCAMRNSQKDTSIKETDDISDLYLPKFSLNKDFFQFSIPDPSILDCLVTLDEVVRRKREEKMISDEYDIGYRSSPCGNNDDANNGIDDQVFMETIPEIEYNDCIAAVSKFEDLLDDSNESKFEDLLDDSNESKFEDLHDNSNESKFEDLLDDSSKSNESDGFEEEDKENKNNVCLVKDFGDLSRRTDYDEEVATNNTFVSHNFEPGTFEDILNDTSDSECASESAQVAEAGAEASSKYYDVCKTVDVKTPVKSLKVEDVEFGSFTASNRSEDAIENNVTSNRYIEKKSLLSVTQAISEIALINSNPDSRATALESDDDMFKDEFDADLADVPDFEPEVKYSIAQSQLDTRYSFKQIEPEIKCSFEQKEPEVKCSLKQIQPEVNVSTAQSQLEMKTSFKQIQPQMKCSFKQKEPEMECSTEQTAPTVIRDSDFREKKTFDAEFAIDDYIWNDDFEVCDSEETGGTSNWFKEEKTKSQGGACSFLAWDSDDDWISVEKSAKKPTSGTSIARKLAGAKKRLSLKCDSTRNVNDRATNTVDVQSNFFLKDKKKSVEFDTSYFFEDVKENFESERVNSARSKSFKALSSLSNERKRRRRRARNEFIDDEAQVSSNDEADTTDGSSGTDQDLEDFVSYTQNVHDTSDMRAHYLRTIRSPVKRHDGFIFKEPRAVDTSIEIYSQPVSQSHESYLNDTFCVGEDEESVPVEELSELEKAEQELERRKRKRGRDAGYEENTKKRRKRNRRINVINHSSSSEDETAILREQIKEESFMIAQRSGNRV encoded by the exons ATGGAGCTGTCACAAAATGTCCAAATTTCGTCCGATCCGGGAACAAAAGGATTCGACTTGTCGGCTGGAGGAACGTGGATATACCCGGAGAATTATCCTGTCAGAGATTATCAATTTAACGTAGTCAAAGCTTCATTGTACTGCAATACTTTAGTTTGTTTACCAACTG GATTGGGAAAAACATTTATCGCTGCGGTTGTTATGTATAATTTTTGGAGATGGTATCCTTGTGGAAAAGTTGTATTCTTGGCGCCTACTAAACCATTGGTCACGCAACAAATTTTTGCCTGCCATAATGTAATGGGCATACCTACCACGGAGACTATCGAACTTACAG GAGCAGTCAATCAAAAGCAACGTGAAGTAGCCTGGTGCAAACAGAGAGTGATATTTGCTACTCCTCAGGTTTTTCACAATGACCTCGAAAAGAATATTGTGCCTGCTAATTTAGTGAAATGCGTAGTCATCGACGAAGCTCATAAAGCTTTGGGGAAGCATTCTTATTGTGAG tgcattaaaatattaaatgagaaaaataaaaacTACAGGCTACTAGCCCTTTCGGCTACACCAGGAAATAAAATTGACAATGTTCACGAG GTGATACAAAACTTGTGTATAGCTCACATAGAATTAAGAGATGATACTTCTCCCGATATTATTCCATATATCAACCAAAGGAAAGTTGATATAATTTTGGTGCCCCTAAATAATGAATTAACCGAGTATAAAGAGCAATATATTTCCATTATGGATCGGCATGTCAGAGTTTTAATTCAGAGCAATGTTCTTCGTGGACATACTGCCAATATTTCTAAAGGAAAG ATATTTTATTTGCTGAAAGAATTTCAAAAGAAGGGAAACAGGCCTGGAAATAATGGACAAATCATGAAAACGTTAAATATATTGATGACCATGTATCACGCGTACGAACTAATGGTCAGGGACGGTCTTCGAgcgtttttgaaattttatcacA GTCACTCCGACAAATTTTGGATGAACGAGGAGATACACCTGCAAGAGTTActcgaaaatattgaaagataCCTAGGTGAATTTCCGGATGTGAAGACTCTATCCCCAGATTCGGAA ATTCCGCAAAATCTCATATTCGGCCACACGAAATTCGAGAAATTGAAAGAACTGCTCGAACATCATTTCAAGAGGAATCAAAATGGAGAGGATGATACACGAGCAATAGTTTTTGTCGAG TATAGGGACATCGTCAGCGAGGTTTACGTCTTACTGTTGCAATGCCGGCCATTGATAAGACCTCAGATGTTCGTCGGCCAAGCTGGACAGAAACAGAAGCAACAAATAAAAGCGTTAGATGATTTTCGAAATAATCGCGTTAACGTTCTTATATCTACAAGTATAG GAGAAGAAGGATTAGACGTCGGAGAAGTCGATCTAATAATATGCTTCGACATATCTCAAAATTCGCCTACTCGGCTTGTACAAAGAATGGGAAGAACCGGCCGAAAACGCGACGGCCATATCATCATTCTTGTCACGGATGGAAGAGAGCACGAG ACCTTAAAGACAACGATAGCCAGAAGAGATTCTCTAAATAACAAGGTATTAAAGATGGACAACATTCTCTCATCTCTTTATCAAGATAATCCGCGTATGATTCCCGAGTCGTTGATTCCGGAATGTCTGAAGATGCACATCCACGTGCAACCAAAAACTCCAACCGTGAAAGGGAAGAACGAGAAGAAAAAATTAGACAAGAAATCGACTAAAAGCAAGAAGGTTTCTAAAAAGACAGCAGCAACAG aATCAAACGCGGAGCCGCAGTGCGGTAAAACAAAATCTTTAATGGATTTCTTCCAAAGCAGAAAAGACGAGGACGTCGTGGACGAAGATTTCAAAGTGCCGACCATGGAACCCACTCGGAACATCAAAGTCTCCAAGATGACAAAACCGAACGATGTAAAGATTTTATCTTGCGATACCGCGGCGATAGATTTCCTTACAACGTGCGCGATGAGAAATTCGCAGAAGGATACGAGCATAAAGGAAACGGATGACATAAGCGATTTGTATCTGCCTAAATTTTCTCTGAACAAAGATTTCTTTCAATTCTCGATACCCGATCCAAGCATTCTCGATTGTCTAGTCACATTGGACGAAgtcgttcgtcgaaagcgaGAGGAAAAGATGATCTCGGATGAGTACGATATCGGTTATAGAAGCAGTCCTTGCGGTAACAACGATGATGCTAATAATGGCATCGACGACCaagtgttcatggaaacgatCCCAGAAATCGAATACAACGATTGTATTGCCGCAGTTTCGAAGTTCGAGGACTTGCTTGACGACAGTAACGAATCGAAGTTCGAGGACTTGCTTGACGACAGTAACGAATCGAAGTTCGAGGACTTGCACGACAACAGTAACGAATCGAAGTTCGAGGACTTGCTTGACGACAGTAGCAAATCGAACGAAAGCGACGGATTCGAAGAAGAAGATAAAGAAAACAAGAATAATGTGTGTCTCGTTAAAGACTTCGGGGATCTTTCACGACGAACAGATTACGATGAAGAGGTAGCAACGAATAACACATTTGTTTCGCACAATTTTGAGCCAGGTACGTTCGAGGACATATTAAACGACACATCCGACTCTGAATGCGCTTCTGAGAGCGCTCAGGTTGCAGAAGCTGGTGCAGAGGCATCCTCTAAATACTATGATGTCTGTAAGACTGTTGACGTCAAAACGCCTGTCAAGAGTCTGAAAGTGGAGGACGTCGAATTCGGTAGCTTCACAGCGTCCAACAGGAGCGAGGAtgcaattgaaaataatgttacTTCGAACAGATACATAGAGAAGAAGAGCTTGCTCAGCGTAACGCAAGCGATTAGCGAGATAGCTCTAATCAATTCGAATCCAGACTCTCGAGCGACGGCCCTAGAGTCTGACGACGACATGTTCAAAGACGAGTTCGACGCGGACCTAGCCGATGTTCCAGATTTCGAGCCGGAAGTGAAATATTCCATTGCACAAAGTCAGCTGGATACGAGATATTCGTTTAAACAAATCGAGCCAGAAATTAAATGTTCCTTTGAACAGAAGGAGCCGGAAGTGAAATGTTCCTTGAAACAAATTCAGCCGGAGGTGAATGTTTCTACTGCGCAAAGTCAGCTGGAAATGAAAACTTcgtttaaacaaattcagcCACAGATGAAATGTTCCTTTAAACAGAAGGAGCCGGAAATGGAATGTTCTACTGAACAGACTGCACCGACTGTCATAAGAGATTCAGATTTCCGGGAGAAGAAAACATTCGACGCAGAGTTTGCAATAGACGACTACATTTGGAACGATGATTTTGAGGTTTGCGACTCTGAAGAAACTGGTGGCACGTCGAATTGGTTCAAAGAAGAGAAGACCAAGTCCCAAGGAGGCGCGTGTAGTTTCCTAGCGTGGGATTCAGACGACGATTGGATCTCTGTTGAGAAATCAGCGAAAAAGCCTACTTCCGGGACCAGTATCGCGAGGAAGTTGGCGGGCGCGAAGAAGAGGTTGAGCTTGAAGTGCGATTCCACAAGGAATGTGAACGATCGAGCTACGAACACCGTTGATGTACagagtaatttctttctcaagGATAAGAAGAAAAGCGTCGAGTTCGATACCAGTTATTTCTTCGAGGATGTGAAAGAAAACTTCGAGAGCGAGAGGGTCAATAGCGCGAGATCGAAAAGTTTCAAGGCGCTTTCCTCTTTGAGTAACGAGCGTAAAAGAAGACGGAGGAGAGCAAGGAACGAGTTCATCGATGACGAGGCGCAAGTTTCCTCGAACGACGAGGCTGACACTACCGACGGAAGTTCCGGGACTGATCAAGATCTCGAAGACTTTGTCAGCTACACGCAGAACGTGCACGACACTTCTGACATGAGAGCGCACTACTTGCGTACAATCAGGAGTCCTGTGAAAAGACACGATGGGTTCATTTTCAAGGAACCGCGGGCCGTCGATACTAGCATCGAAATATATTCGCAGCCTGTGTCGCAATCTCACGAATCCTACTTAAAT GATACCTTCTGCGTGGGGGAAGACGAGGAATCAGTTCCTGTCGAAGAATTGTCCGAGCTGGAAAAAGCCGAGCAAGAATTGGAAAGGAGGAAGAGGAAGCGCGGGAGGGACGCAGGGTACGAAGAAAAtacgaagaaaagaagaaaacgaaacagGAGGATAAATGTAATAAACCACTCGAGCAGTAGCGAAGACGAGACTGCGATATTACGCGAGCAAATCAAAGAAGAATCGTTCATGATCGCGCAACGCAGCGGCAATAGGGTTTAA